One genomic region from Jiangella sp. DSM 45060 encodes:
- a CDS encoding type II toxin-antitoxin system VapC family toxin, translated as MIAVDSSIVIAGFASWHEHHAESVKVLARRPRLVAHAAIESYSVLTRLPPPHRALPGLVHDFLADRFTEPYLGLTERGYRALLATAANGLILGGRTYDALIAFTAAEHDVTLLSLDRRAVTTYETVGARTELLAS; from the coding sequence ATGATCGCGGTCGACTCCAGCATCGTCATCGCCGGCTTCGCGAGCTGGCACGAACACCACGCGGAGAGCGTGAAGGTACTCGCACGCCGTCCGAGGCTGGTGGCCCATGCCGCCATCGAGTCCTATTCGGTGCTGACCCGATTGCCGCCGCCACATCGCGCCCTGCCGGGTCTGGTGCACGATTTCCTCGCCGACCGCTTCACCGAGCCGTACCTGGGGCTGACGGAGCGCGGGTACCGCGCGCTGCTGGCCACCGCCGCGAACGGCCTGATCCTCGGCGGGCGGACCTACGATGCGCTCATCGCCTTCACCGCTGCCGAGCATGACGTCACCCTGCTGAGCCTCGACCGGCGGGCCGTCACGACCTACGAGACGGTCGGTGCCCGCACCGAACTGCTGGCTTCCTGA
- a CDS encoding PadR family transcriptional regulator, with the protein MKADALRGNLDALILAVVRDRPLHGYGVSEALHERSEGAVDLPTGTLYPALRRLERLGYLRSSWDTVGGRKRRTYEITRGGKAYLAAQQQAWSEMSSVMNAILGPA; encoded by the coding sequence ATGAAGGCCGACGCCCTCCGCGGCAACCTCGACGCGCTGATCCTCGCCGTCGTCCGCGACCGGCCGCTGCACGGCTACGGCGTCTCCGAGGCGCTGCACGAGCGCAGCGAGGGCGCCGTCGACCTCCCCACGGGCACGCTCTATCCCGCGCTGCGCCGGCTGGAGCGGCTGGGCTACCTGCGCAGCTCCTGGGACACCGTCGGCGGTCGCAAGCGGCGCACGTACGAGATCACGCGCGGCGGCAAGGCCTACCTAGCCGCGCAGCAGCAGGCCTGGAGCGAGATGAGCAGCGTCATGAACGCCATCCTCGGCCCGGCGTGA
- a CDS encoding cytochrome ubiquinol oxidase subunit I has protein sequence MSVLDLSRLQFALTASFHFLFVVLTLGLAPIVAFFQTRWAVTGKEVHERLTRFWGQLYIVNYAMGIVVGLAMEFQFGLHWSGLMTFAGEVFGAPLATETLVAFFLESTFLGMWIFGWRRLNRWVHTTLIWLVVLTAYLSAFWVMVANGFLQDPVGHVVEDGVARIDDFGALLTNPQAVGALLHIVPVCLLTGSVVMVGICSWHFLRGTPDVDFFRRSLRVAVVVGAVAATFAIAFGFEQFGYLTEGKELALGGSAAERADFQAEMEALHGPGDWLPPTWISFAWPLMEISGTMYGLVFYGLLFFLIKNAFDRTRPAWLRRFWQRFYVWTVPWPFVVVACGWLIREVGRQPWVVYGELTTAEAVSGHEAGTVLTSLVLFGLLFATLAALDWWLIARLARRGPHDLVLGSDGIGREEPELVLMGRD, from the coding sequence ATGAGCGTGCTGGACCTGTCGCGGCTGCAGTTCGCGCTGACGGCGAGCTTCCACTTCCTGTTCGTGGTGCTCACCCTGGGATTGGCGCCGATCGTGGCGTTCTTCCAGACCCGCTGGGCCGTCACCGGCAAGGAGGTCCACGAGCGGCTGACGCGGTTCTGGGGCCAGCTCTACATCGTCAACTACGCCATGGGCATCGTCGTCGGGCTGGCCATGGAGTTCCAGTTCGGCCTGCACTGGAGCGGTCTCATGACGTTCGCCGGCGAGGTGTTCGGCGCGCCGCTGGCCACCGAGACACTGGTCGCGTTCTTCCTGGAGTCGACCTTCCTCGGTATGTGGATCTTCGGCTGGCGCCGGCTGAACCGCTGGGTGCACACGACCCTGATCTGGCTGGTCGTGCTGACGGCGTACCTGTCGGCGTTCTGGGTCATGGTCGCCAACGGGTTCCTGCAGGACCCGGTCGGCCACGTGGTCGAGGACGGCGTCGCCCGCATCGACGACTTCGGCGCGCTGCTGACCAACCCGCAGGCCGTCGGCGCGCTGTTGCACATCGTCCCGGTCTGCCTGCTGACCGGCAGCGTCGTCATGGTCGGCATCTGCTCGTGGCACTTCCTGCGCGGCACTCCCGACGTCGACTTCTTCCGCCGTTCGCTGCGGGTCGCCGTCGTCGTGGGCGCGGTGGCCGCGACGTTCGCCATCGCGTTCGGCTTCGAGCAGTTCGGCTACCTGACCGAGGGCAAGGAGCTGGCGCTGGGCGGGTCGGCCGCGGAGCGGGCGGACTTCCAGGCCGAGATGGAGGCGCTGCACGGGCCGGGCGACTGGCTGCCGCCGACGTGGATCTCGTTCGCCTGGCCGCTGATGGAGATCAGCGGGACGATGTACGGGCTGGTCTTCTACGGACTGCTGTTCTTCCTGATCAAGAACGCGTTCGACCGCACGCGGCCGGCCTGGCTGCGCCGGTTCTGGCAGCGCTTCTACGTGTGGACGGTGCCCTGGCCGTTCGTGGTGGTGGCCTGCGGCTGGCTGATCCGCGAGGTGGGCCGGCAGCCGTGGGTCGTCTACGGCGAGCTGACCACGGCCGAGGCGGTCTCCGGCCACGAGGCCGGCACCGTGCTGACCAGCCTCGTGCTGTTCGGCCTGCTGTTCGCGACGCTCGCCGCGCTGGACTGGTGGCTGATCGCCCGGCTGGCCAGGCGCGGCCCGCACGACCTCGTGTTGGGCTCCGACGGCATCGGCCGCGAGGAACCCGAGCTCGTGCTCATGGGAAGGGACTGA
- the cydC gene encoding thiol reductant ABC exporter subunit CydC: MAGLLRAHLARLLVAVSASVATELAALALMGTAAWLLARAAEQPPLAALSLAIVGVRGFATARGVFRYAERLASHDAALRALATLRGKVYDALVPLAPSGLPAYRSSDLLSRMVSDVEAVQDLVVRVLVPVSTAVVVAGVAIGFSAVVLPSAAVVLAAGLALAGLVVPLLMVVTAATSTARRLAPARAEMSAHHTDLLQGAADLAVFSATAAALADAEAASERLARLERRTALTTALAGAAAMLVQGVTTVAVTVLALGARHDGGLAGVMVPVVALVALISFEPVLPLVPAVQRLLEARSSLRRVLAVLDTPAPVAEPGAAALPAPSGPVTMELHGVSVRYPGADVDAVDGVDLALTPGRRVAVVGASGSGKSTLLACLMRFIEPSAGTVLLNGRPVQHYDGDDVRAVVTGVTQDAHLFHTSIRENLRLARPDASDDTLLAALGTARLRDWVESLPGGLDTLVGESGGQVSGGQRQRLALARALLFDPPVVLLDEPTEGLDPRTADDLMTDLLASTRGRTTVVVTHRLAGLDAVDEIVVMDAGRVVQRGTHAELVAADGVYQDLWWASRPALAE; the protein is encoded by the coding sequence ATGGCGGGCCTGCTCCGCGCTCACCTTGCCCGGCTGCTGGTCGCGGTGTCCGCGTCGGTGGCGACCGAGCTGGCCGCGCTGGCGCTGATGGGCACCGCCGCCTGGCTGCTGGCGCGGGCCGCCGAGCAGCCGCCGCTGGCCGCGTTGTCGCTGGCCATCGTCGGCGTGCGCGGGTTCGCGACCGCCCGCGGTGTGTTCCGCTACGCCGAGCGGCTGGCCAGCCACGACGCCGCGCTGCGGGCGCTGGCGACGCTGCGCGGGAAGGTCTACGACGCGCTGGTGCCGCTGGCGCCGTCCGGGCTGCCCGCCTATCGCAGCTCCGACCTGCTCAGCCGCATGGTGTCCGACGTCGAGGCCGTGCAGGACCTCGTCGTGCGGGTGCTGGTGCCGGTCAGCACGGCCGTTGTGGTGGCCGGCGTCGCCATCGGCTTCTCCGCCGTCGTGCTGCCGTCCGCGGCCGTCGTGCTGGCGGCCGGGCTGGCACTGGCCGGGCTGGTGGTCCCGCTGCTCATGGTCGTGACGGCCGCCACCAGCACCGCCCGGCGGCTCGCTCCCGCTCGGGCTGAGATGAGCGCGCACCACACCGACTTGCTACAGGGCGCCGCTGATCTGGCCGTGTTCAGCGCGACGGCCGCCGCCCTGGCCGATGCTGAGGCCGCGAGCGAGCGACTGGCCCGGCTGGAGCGGCGCACCGCGCTGACGACGGCGCTCGCCGGGGCCGCCGCGATGCTGGTGCAGGGCGTCACGACCGTCGCGGTGACGGTCCTGGCGCTGGGCGCGCGCCACGACGGCGGGCTGGCCGGGGTCATGGTGCCGGTGGTCGCGCTGGTCGCGCTGATCTCGTTCGAGCCGGTGCTGCCGCTGGTGCCGGCCGTGCAGCGGCTGCTGGAGGCGCGGTCCTCGCTGCGCCGGGTGCTGGCGGTGCTGGACACCCCGGCGCCGGTGGCCGAGCCCGGCGCGGCCGCGCTGCCGGCGCCGTCCGGTCCGGTGACGATGGAGCTGCACGGCGTCTCCGTCCGCTATCCGGGTGCCGACGTCGACGCGGTCGACGGCGTGGACCTCGCGCTGACGCCGGGCCGGCGGGTCGCCGTCGTCGGGGCCAGCGGGTCCGGCAAGAGCACGCTGCTGGCCTGCCTGATGCGCTTCATCGAGCCGTCGGCGGGGACGGTGCTGCTGAACGGTCGTCCGGTGCAGCACTACGACGGCGACGACGTGCGCGCCGTCGTCACCGGCGTCACGCAGGACGCGCATCTCTTCCACACGTCGATCCGCGAGAACCTGCGCCTCGCCCGCCCTGACGCGTCCGATGACACCTTGCTGGCCGCGCTGGGGACGGCCCGGCTGCGCGACTGGGTCGAGTCGCTGCCGGGCGGGCTGGACACCCTGGTCGGCGAGTCCGGCGGGCAGGTCTCCGGCGGCCAGCGGCAGCGGCTGGCGCTGGCCCGGGCGTTGCTGTTCGACCCGCCGGTCGTGCTGCTGGACGAGCCGACCGAGGGCCTCGACCCGCGTACCGCCGACGACCTCATGACCGACCTCCTCGCCTCCACCCGCGGCCGCACGACGGTCGTCGTCACCCACCGCCTGGCCGGGCTGGACGCCGTCGACGAGATCGTGGTGATGGACGCCGGGCGGGTCGTGCAACGCGGCACCCACGCCGAGCTGGTCGCCGCCGACGGCGTCTACCAGGACCTGTGGTGGGCATCGCGGCCCGCCCTGGCGGAGTAG
- a CDS encoding oxidoreductase has protein sequence MNTDTPAPARVWLITGASSGLGRAVAQAALDAGEAVVATARKAGALDDLVERHPRRVAAVELDVTDTARVRTAVDAATDAFGRVDVLVNSAGRALIGAAEETTDAELRDLMDVHFFGPAALTRAVLPGMRAQGSGAVVQISSMGGRLSFAAVSAYSATKFALEGYSEALAEEVASFGIRVLIVEPGAFRTGLHGTSMRMTTSLPAYDAVVGPIRAMQAGFDGTQPGDPAKAAAAIRAALDADDPPLRLPLGNDAADAVRDNLDRLRAEFDVWEPLSRSTDLDPP, from the coding sequence GTGAACACCGACACCCCAGCACCCGCCCGGGTCTGGCTGATCACCGGCGCGTCGTCCGGTCTCGGCCGGGCCGTCGCGCAGGCGGCCCTCGACGCCGGTGAGGCCGTCGTCGCGACCGCCCGCAAGGCCGGCGCCCTGGACGACCTCGTCGAGCGGCACCCACGCCGCGTCGCCGCCGTCGAGCTGGACGTCACCGACACCGCCCGCGTCCGCACCGCCGTCGACGCGGCCACGGACGCCTTCGGGCGCGTCGACGTCCTCGTGAACAGCGCCGGCCGCGCCCTCATCGGCGCCGCCGAGGAGACCACCGACGCCGAGCTGCGCGACCTGATGGACGTCCACTTCTTCGGCCCTGCGGCACTGACCCGGGCCGTCCTGCCCGGCATGCGAGCGCAGGGCTCCGGCGCCGTCGTACAGATCAGCAGCATGGGCGGACGGCTGTCGTTCGCCGCGGTGTCCGCGTACTCGGCGACGAAGTTCGCACTGGAGGGCTACTCAGAGGCGCTGGCGGAGGAGGTCGCTTCGTTCGGGATCCGCGTGCTGATCGTCGAGCCGGGCGCGTTCCGAACCGGCCTGCACGGCACGTCGATGCGGATGACCACGTCCCTGCCCGCCTACGACGCCGTGGTCGGACCGATTCGGGCGATGCAGGCCGGCTTCGACGGAACCCAGCCGGGCGACCCCGCCAAGGCGGCCGCCGCCATCCGCGCCGCTCTCGACGCCGACGATCCGCCGCTGCGGCTGCCGCTGGGCAACGACGCCGCCGACGCGGTGCGCGACAACCTGGACCGGCTGCGGGCGGAGTTCGACGTCTGGGAGCCGCTGTCGCGCAGCACCGACCTCGACCCGCCCTGA
- the cydD gene encoding thiol reductant ABC exporter subunit CydD: MLAVAAAAAILVQAELLARLLADGVLSGPSAGSLAATLALLAGVFAVRAGLSWAQQALAQRAAASVKAALRRQVLRRTQELGPGWLSGQHTGGLTTTLGRGLDALDPWFTGYFPQLFLAAVIPVAVLVRIAVADLASAVIILVTLPLIPIFGALVGMSTKRATERQWRALERLGGHFLDVVAGLPTLRAFGRAKAQAAQVRRIADEHRSATMGTLRIAFLSALVLELVATLSVALVAVPIGLRTLNGGLGLETALLVLLLAPEAYLPLRALGSQFHASTEGLAVAERCFAVVDADDGRPARAAVAGSAAPDAAGGIRFEGVTVRYPGRDEAALDAVTLVVAPGERVALVGPSGAGKSTLVNVLLGLVPPTSGRVLAGGVDLASADPDDWRRQLAWVPQRPHLFARTVAENIRLGRPDATDDEVVRAATLAHADEFVARLPRGYETPLGERGAGLSAGQRQRVALARAFLRDAPLLLLDEPTAGLDAGSEAVVVEATARLMAGRTVLVVAHRPAMVLDAGRVVTLDHGRIAGPPLPAGVVR, from the coding sequence ATGCTGGCGGTGGCGGCCGCGGCGGCGATCCTGGTGCAGGCCGAACTGCTGGCCCGGTTGCTCGCCGACGGCGTCTTGTCCGGACCGTCCGCGGGCTCGCTGGCCGCGACGCTGGCGCTGCTGGCCGGTGTGTTCGCCGTCCGGGCCGGGCTGTCGTGGGCGCAGCAGGCGCTGGCCCAGCGGGCCGCCGCGTCGGTGAAGGCAGCGCTGCGACGCCAGGTGCTGCGGCGCACCCAGGAACTGGGTCCGGGCTGGCTGTCCGGCCAGCACACCGGCGGGCTGACGACGACGCTCGGGCGCGGCCTCGACGCGCTGGACCCGTGGTTCACCGGCTACTTCCCGCAGCTGTTCCTGGCGGCGGTCATCCCGGTCGCGGTGCTGGTGCGCATCGCCGTCGCCGACCTCGCGTCCGCCGTGATCATCCTGGTCACGCTGCCGCTGATTCCGATCTTCGGCGCGCTCGTCGGCATGTCGACGAAGCGGGCCACCGAGCGGCAGTGGCGGGCGCTGGAGCGGCTCGGCGGCCACTTCCTCGACGTCGTCGCCGGGCTGCCGACGCTGCGGGCGTTCGGCCGGGCCAAGGCGCAGGCGGCGCAGGTGCGGCGCATCGCCGACGAGCACCGCTCGGCCACCATGGGCACGCTGCGCATCGCGTTCCTGTCCGCGCTGGTGCTGGAGCTGGTGGCGACACTGTCGGTGGCGCTGGTCGCGGTGCCGATCGGGTTGCGCACGCTCAACGGCGGGCTCGGCCTCGAGACGGCGCTGCTGGTGCTGCTGCTCGCGCCCGAGGCGTACCTGCCGCTGCGGGCGCTCGGGTCGCAGTTCCACGCGAGCACCGAAGGGCTGGCGGTGGCGGAGCGCTGTTTCGCGGTGGTCGACGCCGACGACGGGCGACCGGCGCGGGCGGCCGTCGCCGGTTCGGCCGCGCCCGACGCCGCCGGCGGCATCCGGTTCGAGGGCGTCACGGTGCGCTATCCCGGCCGCGACGAGGCCGCGCTCGACGCCGTCACGCTCGTCGTCGCGCCGGGTGAGCGGGTCGCGCTGGTCGGGCCCAGCGGCGCGGGCAAGAGCACGCTGGTGAACGTGCTGCTCGGGCTGGTGCCGCCGACGTCCGGGCGGGTGCTGGCCGGTGGCGTGGACCTCGCGTCCGCCGACCCGGACGACTGGCGGCGGCAGCTGGCCTGGGTGCCGCAGCGGCCGCACCTGTTCGCCCGCACCGTCGCCGAGAACATCCGGCTCGGCCGCCCCGACGCCACCGACGACGAGGTCGTGCGGGCCGCCACGCTGGCGCACGCCGACGAGTTCGTCGCCCGGTTGCCGCGCGGCTACGAGACCCCGCTGGGCGAGCGCGGCGCCGGGCTGTCCGCCGGGCAGCGCCAGCGCGTCGCCCTGGCCCGCGCGTTCCTGCGCGACGCCCCGTTGCTGCTGCTCGACGAGCCGACCGCCGGCCTCGACGCCGGCAGCGAGGCCGTCGTCGTCGAGGCGACCGCGCGGCTGATGGCCGGCCGGACGGTGCTGGTGGTCGCGCACCGCCCCGCGATGGTGCTCGACGCCGGCCGCGTCGTGACGCTCGACCACGGCCGCATCGCCGGCCCGCCGCTGCCCGCGGGGGTGGTGCGCTGA
- a CDS encoding MFS transporter yields the protein MRRLLLDLTPLKVSVPYRRLWIGISLSGIGTHLTTVAVGLQVYDLTGSTFRVGLVGLFALAPLVALGLYGGAIVDAYDRRRVVVVSSSGLLAVAAGFAVQAWLDLGNVWLLYALVAVQNGFFAVNSPARTAIIPRLLPGPLLPAANALGSMSMSFGLTIGPLLAGVLIDSVGYGWTYSIEAVLLTFALTTLLALPPMPPQGTVRRAGLRSVLEGLSYLRTRPNVRMTFLVDLCAMVLAMPRVLFPAVAAAVLGGGPTTVGILVAGMAVGAFLAGLFSGPLGHVRRQGLAVVVAIIAWALAVIAFGLVLLVVTGPEDGVVHWALWPAAFCMVLAGAADTVSAVFRMTILQAATPDELRGRLQGVFIVVVAGGPRLGDLVLGSLAELSGEAWAAVIGGIACIAIVSALAVTQRRFLRYDARHPEP from the coding sequence GTGCGCCGGCTGCTGTTGGACCTTACGCCGCTCAAGGTCAGCGTTCCGTATCGCCGGCTCTGGATCGGCATCTCGCTGTCCGGCATCGGCACCCACCTGACCACCGTCGCCGTCGGGTTGCAGGTGTACGACCTGACGGGGTCGACGTTCCGGGTGGGGCTGGTCGGGCTGTTCGCGCTGGCGCCGCTGGTGGCGCTGGGCCTGTACGGCGGGGCGATCGTCGACGCGTACGACCGGCGGCGGGTGGTGGTCGTGAGCTCGTCCGGCCTGCTGGCGGTGGCGGCCGGGTTCGCGGTGCAGGCGTGGCTGGACCTCGGCAACGTGTGGCTGCTGTACGCGCTCGTGGCGGTGCAGAACGGGTTCTTCGCGGTGAACTCGCCCGCGCGGACGGCGATCATCCCGCGGCTGCTGCCCGGCCCGCTGCTGCCGGCGGCGAACGCGCTGGGCAGCATGTCGATGAGCTTCGGCCTGACGATCGGGCCGCTGCTGGCGGGGGTGCTGATCGACTCGGTCGGCTACGGCTGGACGTACAGCATCGAGGCGGTGCTGCTGACGTTCGCGCTGACGACGCTGCTGGCGCTGCCGCCGATGCCACCGCAGGGGACGGTGCGCCGGGCCGGGCTGCGGTCGGTGCTGGAGGGCCTGTCGTACCTGCGGACCCGGCCGAACGTGCGCATGACGTTCCTGGTGGACCTGTGCGCGATGGTGCTGGCGATGCCGCGGGTGCTGTTCCCGGCGGTCGCTGCCGCGGTGCTGGGCGGCGGGCCGACGACGGTGGGCATCCTGGTGGCGGGGATGGCGGTCGGCGCGTTCCTGGCGGGGTTGTTCTCCGGGCCGCTGGGGCACGTGCGCCGGCAGGGCCTCGCCGTCGTGGTCGCGATCATCGCGTGGGCGTTGGCGGTCATCGCGTTCGGCCTGGTGCTGCTCGTCGTCACCGGGCCGGAGGACGGCGTCGTGCACTGGGCGCTGTGGCCGGCGGCGTTCTGCATGGTGCTGGCCGGCGCCGCCGACACCGTCAGCGCGGTGTTCCGGATGACGATCCTGCAGGCGGCCACACCGGACGAGCTGCGCGGGCGGCTGCAGGGCGTGTTCATCGTCGTGGTGGCGGGCGGGCCGCGACTGGGCGACCTCGTGCTCGGCTCGCTGGCCGAGCTCAGTGGCGAGGCGTGGGCGGCGGTGATCGGCGGGATCGCCTGCATCGCGATCGTCAGCGCGCTGGCGGTGACGCAGCGCCGCTTCCTCCGCTACGACGCCCGGCATCCGGAGCCCTAG
- a CDS encoding PLP-dependent aspartate aminotransferase family protein, giving the protein MSHSPATRVVTTGRPARTADAALNEPVTFASTYHAGGDVGYGRYGNPAWTALESALGDLEGGRALTYASGLAASDAVMSLLPEGAVVVAPDCAYLGVLDLLRERATQGRLTLRQVAVTDADGIAAAAKGAAMVWLESPTNPNLDVADIAAAATAARAAGALTVVDNTFATPLLQRPLELGADIVVHSVTKLLAGHSDVVLGAIVTADDDLYDRLDAHRRLHGAIPGPMEAYLAVRGLRTLSVRLERAQGNATELASRLRAHPAVNVVRYPGSGTMCSIEVAGGAAGADAVVAAVRLWVHSTSLGGVESSLERRRRWPTESPAVDESLLRLSVGIEDIDDLWADLSDALGTI; this is encoded by the coding sequence ATGTCGCACTCCCCCGCCACGCGCGTCGTCACCACCGGCCGTCCCGCCCGCACGGCCGACGCCGCGCTGAACGAGCCGGTCACGTTCGCCTCGACGTACCACGCCGGCGGTGACGTCGGCTACGGCCGTTACGGCAACCCGGCGTGGACGGCGCTGGAGTCGGCCCTCGGCGACCTCGAGGGCGGCCGCGCGCTGACGTACGCGTCCGGCCTGGCCGCCTCCGACGCCGTCATGTCGCTGCTGCCGGAGGGCGCCGTCGTCGTCGCGCCCGACTGCGCGTACCTCGGCGTGCTGGACCTCCTGCGCGAGCGGGCCACGCAGGGACGGCTGACGCTGCGGCAGGTGGCGGTCACCGACGCCGACGGCATCGCCGCGGCGGCGAAGGGCGCGGCGATGGTGTGGCTGGAGTCGCCGACCAACCCGAACCTCGACGTCGCCGACATCGCCGCGGCGGCCACGGCGGCCCGCGCGGCCGGCGCGCTCACCGTCGTCGACAACACGTTCGCGACGCCGCTGCTGCAACGGCCGCTGGAGCTGGGCGCCGACATCGTCGTGCACAGCGTCACCAAGCTGCTGGCCGGCCACTCCGACGTCGTGCTCGGCGCGATCGTCACGGCCGACGACGACCTGTACGACCGCCTCGACGCGCACCGCCGCCTGCACGGCGCGATCCCGGGCCCGATGGAGGCCTACCTCGCCGTGCGCGGGCTGCGGACGCTGTCGGTGCGGCTGGAGCGGGCCCAGGGCAACGCGACGGAGCTGGCGTCGCGGCTGCGCGCGCACCCCGCGGTGAACGTCGTGCGCTACCCCGGCAGCGGGACGATGTGCTCGATCGAGGTGGCCGGCGGCGCGGCCGGCGCCGACGCCGTGGTCGCGGCGGTCCGGCTGTGGGTGCACTCCACCAGCCTCGGCGGCGTCGAGTCGTCGCTGGAGCGGCGCCGGCGCTGGCCCACCGAGAGCCCGGCGGTCGACGAGTCGCTGCTCCGGCTCTCCGTCGGCATCGAGGACATCGACGACCTCTGGGCCGACCTGTCCGACGCGCTCGGCACCATCTGA
- a CDS encoding cytochrome d ubiquinol oxidase subunit II, which yields MDVLWLGLLGLLLTGWSVLDGAVLGVGSSLRRIGRDGAQRRLLLTALGPFLLGGEVWLVAAFGILIGAFPGLEKDLLSAYYPVVVGLVASWILRDIGIWFRSRRPSPAWQRGWETVVVVASTTMPFAWGLLLGNVVQGVPTHGRPGVETLVGPYSLLWGAVVVAVFTLHGAVFAALRLPPEHRTRTAVTVRRAGVAALGLLAAIAVATPVLGAGLDRRLPAAALGVVAAGAVLLALRLYERGRDGRAYVCTAVAAAAPVLAAAVASAPRLLDGLATSGTLDLLAVVVAPLVPVLLVAQAWMWWTFRHRVGVGSAVFF from the coding sequence ATGGACGTGCTGTGGCTGGGCCTGCTCGGGCTGCTGCTCACCGGCTGGTCGGTGCTCGACGGCGCCGTCCTCGGGGTGGGTTCGTCGCTGCGCCGCATCGGGCGCGACGGGGCCCAGCGGCGGCTGCTGCTGACCGCGCTCGGGCCGTTCCTGCTCGGCGGCGAGGTGTGGCTGGTCGCGGCGTTCGGCATCCTGATCGGCGCGTTCCCCGGGCTGGAGAAGGACTTGTTGTCCGCCTACTACCCGGTGGTCGTCGGGCTGGTGGCGTCGTGGATCCTGCGCGACATCGGCATCTGGTTCCGCAGCCGTCGTCCGTCGCCGGCCTGGCAGCGCGGCTGGGAGACGGTCGTCGTCGTGGCCAGCACGACCATGCCGTTCGCCTGGGGGCTGCTGCTCGGCAACGTCGTCCAGGGGGTGCCGACGCACGGTCGGCCGGGGGTTGAGACACTGGTCGGGCCGTATTCACTGTTGTGGGGGGCCGTCGTGGTCGCCGTGTTCACGCTGCACGGCGCGGTGTTCGCCGCGCTGCGGCTGCCGCCTGAGCACCGTACGCGCACCGCCGTCACGGTGCGCCGGGCCGGCGTGGCCGCGCTGGGGCTGCTGGCCGCCATCGCCGTCGCCACCCCCGTGCTCGGCGCCGGCCTCGACCGGCGGCTGCCGGCCGCCGCGCTCGGCGTGGTCGCCGCCGGGGCCGTGTTGCTGGCGCTGCGGCTGTACGAGCGCGGGCGCGACGGCCGGGCCTATGTCTGCACCGCGGTCGCCGCGGCCGCGCCGGTGCTCGCCGCGGCCGTCGCGTCGGCGCCGCGGCTGCTCGACGGCCTCGCCACCTCCGGCACCCTCGACCTCCTGGCGGTCGTCGTCGCCCCGCTGGTCCCGGTCCTGCTCGTCGCCCAGGCGTGGATGTGGTGGACGTTCCGGCACCGCGTCGGCGTCGGATCGGCGGTGTTCTTCTGA
- a CDS encoding aldose 1-epimerase: protein MSEPSVSTYRGWEIVHLTSDVLGVDVVPGKGGDVTSVRWRPLGVDVMWRTRWGLRPRGEHVTAGSSEALLMQAYPGGWQTVFPNAGAPSQEHGVEWGMHGEAWLASYDWTATGPAAVELRTDLVRSPFSIVKRVEVDGPAVTVTETVRNDGAEPVEVMWSHHPAFGAPLVGPATRVETAARTVWLDPTTPAAWPGDGLDRVPAPGSGVSRLAFLDGFAEGRAGIVNDELGLRADLTWDTSLMPHAWYWLEAGGRAGFPWYSDAYVLALEPATSWPDAGVAGVRSTTGTQVAVAPGEERTATVTLTLGPTAA from the coding sequence GTGAGCGAACCGAGCGTGTCCACGTACCGCGGCTGGGAGATCGTCCACCTCACCTCCGACGTGCTCGGCGTCGACGTCGTGCCGGGCAAGGGCGGCGACGTGACGTCGGTGCGCTGGCGCCCGCTCGGCGTCGACGTCATGTGGCGGACGCGGTGGGGGCTGCGGCCGCGTGGCGAACACGTCACCGCCGGCAGCAGCGAGGCGCTGCTCATGCAGGCCTACCCGGGCGGCTGGCAGACGGTGTTCCCGAACGCGGGCGCGCCGAGCCAGGAGCACGGCGTCGAGTGGGGCATGCACGGCGAGGCGTGGCTGGCCTCCTACGACTGGACGGCGACCGGCCCGGCCGCCGTCGAGCTGCGCACCGACCTCGTCCGCAGCCCGTTCTCCATCGTCAAGCGCGTCGAGGTCGACGGCCCCGCGGTCACGGTGACGGAGACGGTGCGCAACGACGGCGCCGAGCCGGTCGAGGTGATGTGGAGCCACCACCCGGCGTTCGGTGCGCCGCTGGTCGGCCCGGCGACGCGGGTCGAGACGGCCGCGCGGACGGTCTGGCTGGACCCCACGACGCCCGCCGCGTGGCCCGGTGACGGCCTCGACCGCGTCCCGGCGCCGGGGTCCGGGGTCAGCCGGCTGGCGTTCCTGGACGGCTTCGCCGAGGGCCGGGCCGGCATCGTCAACGACGAACTGGGGCTGCGGGCCGACCTCACCTGGGACACCTCGCTGATGCCGCACGCGTGGTACTGGCTGGAGGCGGGTGGGCGGGCCGGCTTCCCGTGGTACTCGGACGCGTACGTGCTCGCCCTGGAGCCCGCGACCAGCTGGCCCGACGCCGGGGTGGCGGGCGTGCGGTCGACGACGGGAACCCAGGTCGCCGTCGCACCGGGCGAGGAGCGCACGGCGACGGTGACGCTGACGCTCGGGCCCACGGCGGCGTGA